The following are encoded in a window of Mycobacterium decipiens genomic DNA:
- a CDS encoding TIGR04282 family arsenosugar biosynthesis glycosyltransferase, with the protein MSCLPVTVLVVAKAPEPGRAKTRLAAAVGDRVAADIAAAALLDTLDAVAAAPVAARVVALTGNLETAAGASEIRQRLKSFTVIEQRGDDFADRLANAHADASDGYPVLQIGMDTPQVSAELLTDCARRLLETPAVLGFAFDGGWWVLGVRTPAAAECLRAVPMSAPDTGELTLKALRDNGIDVLMVQRLADFDVVDDVAVVRDACGSGGRFERVTRAAGL; encoded by the coding sequence GTGAGCTGCCTGCCGGTCACCGTGCTGGTGGTCGCCAAAGCGCCCGAGCCGGGCCGGGCCAAGACCCGGCTCGCCGCGGCGGTTGGCGATCGGGTCGCCGCCGACATCGCCGCGGCAGCGCTGCTCGACACCCTCGACGCGGTGGCCGCCGCGCCGGTGGCCGCGCGGGTGGTGGCACTCACCGGCAACCTGGAAACGGCCGCCGGTGCCAGCGAGATCCGTCAACGACTCAAGTCCTTCACGGTGATCGAGCAGCGTGGCGACGACTTCGCTGACCGGCTCGCCAACGCACACGCCGACGCATCCGACGGATATCCGGTGCTGCAGATCGGGATGGACACGCCCCAGGTGAGTGCCGAGTTGCTGACCGATTGCGCGCGACGGCTGCTCGAGACGCCGGCGGTGCTGGGCTTTGCGTTCGACGGCGGCTGGTGGGTGCTCGGGGTTCGTACGCCGGCCGCCGCCGAGTGCCTGCGCGCCGTCCCGATGTCGGCACCGGACACCGGCGAGCTCACGCTGAAGGCGTTGCGCGATAACGGCATTGACGTGCTGATGGTGCAACGCCTGGCCGACTTCGACGTGGTGGACGACGTCGCGGTGGTACGCGATGCCTGCGGCTCGGGCGGCCGGTTCGAGCGGGTCACCCGCGCGGCCGGACTGTGA
- a CDS encoding 1,4-dihydroxy-2-naphthoyl-CoA synthase — MSDNPFDATQWRPVEGFDDLTDTTYHRHVADATVRVAFDRPDVRNAFRPHTVDELYRVLDHARMSPDVGVVLLTGNGPSPKDGGWAFCSGGDQRIRGRSGYQYASGATADTVDAARAGRLHVLEVQRLIRFMPKVVICLVNGWAAGGGHSLHVVCDLTLASREHARFKQTDADVGSFDGGYGSAYLARQVGQKFAREIFFLGRPYTAEQMHRMGAVNAVVEHAELEKVGLDWAAEINAKSPQAQRMLKFAFNLLDDGLVGQQLFAGEATRLAYMTDEAVEGRDAFLQKRPPDFSPFPRYF; from the coding sequence TTGAGTGACAACCCCTTTGATGCCACCCAGTGGCGACCTGTCGAGGGTTTCGACGATCTGACCGACACCACCTACCACCGCCACGTCGCCGACGCCACGGTGCGGGTGGCGTTCGACCGTCCCGACGTTCGCAATGCGTTTCGGCCGCACACCGTCGACGAGCTGTATCGCGTGCTCGACCACGCACGGATGTCGCCCGATGTGGGAGTGGTGCTGCTGACCGGCAACGGACCATCGCCGAAGGACGGCGGCTGGGCATTTTGCTCCGGCGGCGATCAACGAATTCGCGGACGCAGCGGCTACCAATACGCCTCCGGAGCGACCGCGGACACGGTCGATGCCGCCCGCGCCGGCCGGTTACACGTCTTGGAGGTGCAGCGGCTGATTCGGTTCATGCCCAAGGTGGTCATCTGCCTGGTCAACGGCTGGGCGGCCGGTGGAGGACACAGCCTGCACGTGGTCTGCGACCTCACCCTGGCCAGCCGCGAGCACGCCCGCTTCAAACAGACCGACGCCGACGTCGGCAGCTTCGACGGCGGCTATGGCAGCGCCTATCTGGCCCGTCAGGTGGGCCAGAAGTTCGCCCGTGAGATCTTCTTCCTGGGCCGCCCCTACACCGCCGAGCAGATGCACCGGATGGGCGCGGTCAACGCCGTGGTCGAACACGCCGAGCTGGAAAAGGTGGGCCTGGATTGGGCGGCGGAAATCAACGCCAAATCACCTCAGGCGCAGCGGATGCTGAAGTTCGCGTTCAATCTGCTCGACGACGGGCTGGTGGGCCAGCAGCTGTTCGCCGGTGAAGCCACCCGGCTGGCATACATGACCGACGAGGCCGTCGAGGGCCGTGACGCGTTCCTGCAGAAGCGTCCCCCTGACTTCAGCCCGTTCCCGCGCTACTTCTGA
- a CDS encoding glycosyltransferase family 2 protein, whose translation MPGDAVTVVLPCLNEAESLPAVLAAIPSGYRALVVDNNSTDDTAEVAARHGARVVAEPQPGYGSAVHAGVLAATTPIVAVIDADGSMDAGDLPRLVAELDKGADLVIGRRQPVPGLHWPWVARVGTVVMSWRLRTRHGLPVHDIAPMRVARRAALLNLGVTDRRSGYPLELLVRAAAAGWRVVELDVNYGPRTGGKSKVSGSLRGSVIAILDFWKVIS comes from the coding sequence ATGCCCGGCGATGCGGTGACGGTGGTACTGCCCTGTCTCAACGAAGCGGAATCACTACCGGCGGTGCTGGCCGCCATTCCGTCCGGCTATCGAGCGTTGGTGGTTGACAACAACAGCACCGACGACACCGCCGAGGTCGCCGCCCGACACGGTGCCCGGGTGGTCGCCGAGCCACAGCCCGGATACGGCTCGGCGGTGCATGCGGGGGTGCTCGCCGCCACCACCCCCATCGTGGCCGTCATCGACGCCGACGGCTCAATGGATGCCGGTGATCTGCCGAGGCTGGTTGCAGAACTCGACAAGGGCGCCGACCTGGTGATCGGCCGGCGGCAGCCGGTGCCCGGACTGCACTGGCCGTGGGTTGCCCGGGTCGGCACGGTGGTGATGAGCTGGCGGCTGCGCACCCGTCACGGCCTGCCGGTGCACGACATCGCACCCATGCGGGTAGCCCGGCGGGCGGCTCTGCTGAATCTGGGCGTCACCGACCGACGGTCGGGGTATCCGCTGGAGCTGCTGGTGCGTGCCGCGGCCGCCGGATGGCGCGTGGTCGAACTCGACGTCAACTACGGTCCCCGGACGGGCGGCAAATCCAAGGTCAGCGGTTCGCTGCGGGGCAGCGTCATCGCGATCCTGGACTTCTGGAAGGTGATCTCGTGA
- a CDS encoding S-methyl-5'-thioadenosine phosphorylase, translating into MLGLIGGSGFYTFFEDFPESNATTVTPDTPYGQPSAPVTIGAIGSHEVAFLPRHGANHQYSAHALPYRANMWALRALGVRRVLAPCAVGSLDPELGPGAVVVPDQLLDRTSGRADTYFDAGGVHATFADPYCPTLRTAVTGLPGVIDGGTLVVIQGPRFSTRAESRWFAAAGCNLVNMTGYPEAVLARELELCYAAIALVTDVDAGVAVGDGVKAADVFAAFGENVELLKKLVAAAIDRVAAERTCTQCLRHDGVTLPFELP; encoded by the coding sequence ATGCTGGGACTGATCGGCGGGAGCGGCTTCTACACGTTCTTTGAGGACTTCCCCGAAAGCAACGCAACCACCGTCACTCCCGACACCCCGTACGGCCAGCCCAGCGCCCCGGTCACGATTGGCGCTATCGGGAGCCACGAGGTCGCGTTCCTGCCCCGGCACGGTGCGAATCATCAGTACTCGGCGCACGCCCTGCCCTATCGGGCCAACATGTGGGCGCTGCGTGCGCTCGGTGTGCGGCGGGTGCTGGCGCCCTGTGCGGTCGGCAGCCTGGACCCCGAACTCGGGCCCGGCGCCGTGGTGGTGCCCGATCAGCTGTTAGACCGCACCAGCGGCCGAGCCGACACCTATTTCGATGCCGGCGGTGTCCACGCCACCTTTGCCGATCCGTATTGCCCGACGCTGCGGACCGCGGTGACCGGCCTGCCCGGCGTGATCGACGGGGGCACCCTGGTGGTGATCCAGGGCCCGCGGTTCTCCACCCGCGCGGAAAGTCGGTGGTTCGCCGCCGCCGGGTGCAATCTGGTCAACATGACCGGCTATCCCGAGGCTGTGCTGGCTCGCGAACTCGAATTATGTTATGCGGCAATCGCTTTAGTGACAGATGTGGACGCCGGCGTCGCGGTTGGCGATGGCGTGAAGGCCGCCGATGTGTTCGCCGCGTTCGGGGAGAACGTCGAACTGCTCAAGAAGCTGGTGGCAGCCGCGATCGACCGGGTCGCCGCCGAGCGCACCTGTACGCAGTGTCTGCGGCACGACGGGGTGACGTTGCCGTTCGAGCTACCGTGA
- the menE gene encoding o-succinylbenzoate--CoA ligase: protein MLEGSDSAMVVVSAQEESVLGAVRVGEQIDDDVALVVTTSGTTGPPKGAMLTAAALTASASATHDRLGGPGSWLLAVPPHHIAGLQVLTRSLVAGSTPVELGVSTGFDITELPAAIRNLAPGRRYTSLVAAQLAKALTDPAAAAALAELDAVLIGGGPAPRRVLAAAAAAGIAVVRTYGMSETCGGCVYDGVPLDGVRLRVLDDTRIVIGGATLAKGYRNPLSPDPFAEPGWFRTDDLGAVDDSGVLTVLGRADDAISTGGLTVLPQPVEAALCTHPAVRDCAVFGRADDRLGQRVVAAIVVGDGCDPPTLDALRSHVARTLDVTAAPRELHVVDALPRRGIGKIDRAALVRRFARAADQ from the coding sequence GTGCTGGAGGGCAGCGACTCAGCAATGGTCGTGGTATCCGCCCAGGAGGAATCGGTGCTGGGCGCCGTGCGAGTGGGCGAGCAGATCGACGACGACGTCGCCCTGGTGGTGACGACGTCGGGCACTACGGGACCGCCCAAGGGCGCCATGTTGACCGCCGCGGCCTTGACGGCCAGCGCCTCGGCCACCCACGACCGGCTCGGCGGACCGGGCAGCTGGCTACTGGCCGTGCCGCCGCATCACATCGCTGGGCTGCAAGTGCTGACACGCAGCTTGGTCGCCGGTTCCACGCCGGTCGAACTGGGCGTGTCCACCGGGTTCGATATCACCGAATTGCCCGCCGCGATACGCAACTTGGCCCCAGGCCGCCGATACACGTCGCTGGTCGCCGCACAGCTGGCCAAGGCGCTGACCGACCCGGCGGCGGCGGCCGCGCTGGCCGAACTGGACGCCGTCCTGATCGGTGGCGGGCCGGCGCCACGGCGCGTCCTGGCCGCGGCCGCGGCCGCCGGCATTGCCGTGGTCCGCACCTACGGGATGAGCGAGACCTGCGGAGGTTGCGTCTACGACGGCGTTCCGCTCGACGGGGTCCGGCTGCGGGTTCTCGACGATACGCGCATCGTGATCGGCGGCGCGACGCTGGCGAAGGGCTATCGCAACCCGCTGTCCCCCGATCCGTTCGCCGAGCCGGGCTGGTTTCGCACCGACGACCTGGGGGCCGTCGACGATTCGGGCGTGCTGACCGTGCTGGGCCGCGCCGACGACGCGATCAGCACGGGCGGATTGACGGTGTTGCCGCAGCCCGTCGAGGCCGCGCTGTGCACCCACCCCGCGGTGCGTGATTGCGCGGTCTTCGGACGTGCCGACGACCGACTGGGCCAGCGAGTGGTCGCCGCGATCGTGGTCGGCGACGGGTGTGATCCCCCGACGCTGGACGCGCTGCGGTCACACGTCGCACGCACCCTGGACGTCACGGCCGCACCCCGCGAGCTGCACGTCGTGGACGCGCTACCGCGACGCGGCATCGGCAAGATCGACCGGGCGGCGCTGGTGCGCCGGTTCGCACGCGCAGCCGATCAATAG
- a CDS encoding nitroreductase/quinone reductase family protein, with amino-acid sequence MGQAEPIKPPWWLKPLNKVFIAMSRLGLSVGGESPVVLTAPGRRSGTPHSTPVTPMTVAGKRYVVGGFPGADWVRNVRAASEVTLARGRRHERVRMVELSAREARPLLRVWPSEVPTGVGFMKRSGLINDGSPEEFEALAGICPVFRCDPV; translated from the coding sequence ATGGGACAAGCCGAGCCAATCAAGCCGCCCTGGTGGCTCAAGCCGCTCAACAAGGTATTCATCGCGATGTCGCGGCTTGGCCTGAGCGTCGGGGGGGAAAGCCCGGTGGTGTTGACCGCACCCGGCCGCAGATCCGGCACTCCGCACTCGACGCCGGTGACACCGATGACCGTGGCCGGCAAACGGTATGTCGTGGGCGGCTTCCCGGGTGCGGATTGGGTGCGAAACGTCCGGGCCGCAAGCGAAGTCACGCTGGCCCGCGGCCGTAGGCATGAGCGCGTCCGGATGGTGGAGCTGTCCGCCCGGGAGGCTCGGCCGCTGCTACGGGTGTGGCCCAGTGAGGTACCCACCGGCGTCGGTTTCATGAAGCGATCCGGGCTGATCAACGACGGGAGCCCGGAGGAGTTCGAGGCGCTGGCCGGGATCTGTCCGGTCTTCCGTTGCGACCCGGTCTAG
- a CDS encoding NAD-dependent epimerase/dehydratase family protein, producing the protein MRVLLTGAAGFIGVRVAAALRAAGHDVVGVDALLPAAHGPNPVLPPGCHRIDVRDADALAPVLAGVDLVCHQAAMVGAGVNATDAPAYGGHNDLATTVLLAQMFAAGVRHLVLASSMVVYGQGRYHCPVHGSVDPHPRRRADLDAGVFEHRCPVCAQPVTWRLVDEDAALRPRSLYAASKTAQEHYALAWSESTGGTVVALRYHNVYGPGMPRDTPYSGVAAIFRSALENGQRPTVFEDGGQMRDFVHVDDVAVANLAAVAADRAGFTAVNVCSGRPISILEVATALCDARGEESGTVSPVVTGQYRSGDVRHIVADPARAADVLGFRAAVDPRDGLREFAYAPLR; encoded by the coding sequence GTGAGGGTGCTGCTGACCGGCGCGGCCGGTTTCATCGGCGTCAGGGTGGCCGCGGCGCTGCGGGCTGCTGGGCACGACGTGGTTGGTGTCGACGCACTGCTGCCCGCCGCGCATGGGCCGAATCCGGTGTTGCCACCGGGCTGTCACCGGATCGACGTGCGCGACGCCGACGCGCTGGCCCCCGTGTTGGCCGGTGTCGACCTGGTCTGTCACCAGGCCGCGATGGTGGGTGCCGGTGTGAACGCCACCGACGCACCCGCATACGGCGGCCACAACGATCTCGCCACGACGGTGCTGCTGGCGCAGATGTTTGCCGCCGGGGTCCGCCATCTGGTGCTGGCGTCGTCAATGGTGGTGTACGGGCAGGGCCGCTACCACTGTCCGGTGCATGGATCCGTCGACCCGCATCCGCGGCGGCGAGCCGACCTGGACGCCGGCGTCTTCGAGCACCGCTGCCCGGTCTGCGCGCAGCCGGTCACGTGGCGGCTGGTTGACGAGGATGCCGCACTGCGGCCGCGAAGCCTGTATGCGGCCAGCAAGACCGCGCAGGAGCATTACGCGCTGGCGTGGTCGGAGTCAACCGGGGGCACGGTGGTGGCGTTGCGCTACCACAATGTCTACGGTCCTGGCATGCCGCGCGACACCCCCTATTCCGGGGTGGCGGCAATCTTCCGGTCGGCACTTGAAAATGGCCAACGACCAACGGTTTTCGAAGACGGCGGTCAGATGCGTGACTTTGTTCACGTCGACGACGTGGCCGTCGCGAACCTTGCCGCGGTCGCGGCGGACCGCGCCGGCTTCACCGCGGTCAATGTCTGTTCCGGCCGGCCCATCTCGATCCTGGAAGTGGCCACGGCATTGTGCGATGCGCGCGGCGAGGAAAGTGGCACTGTGTCACCGGTAGTCACCGGGCAGTACCGCAGCGGCGACGTGCGCCACATCGTTGCCGATCCCGCGCGGGCCGCCGACGTACTGGGTTTCCGCGCCGCCGTTGATCCGCGCGATGGGCTGCGCGAATTCGCGTACGCGCCGCTTCGCTAG
- a CDS encoding DUF3349 domain-containing protein: MNRFLTSIVSWLRAGYPEGIPPTDSFAVLALLCRRLSHDEVKAVANELMRRGDFDQVDIGVVITHITDELPSPDDVERVRARLAAQGWPLDDVRDSEDHA; this comes from the coding sequence GTGAACCGGTTCCTCACCTCGATCGTCTCCTGGTTGCGCGCAGGATATCCCGAGGGCATTCCGCCGACCGATTCCTTTGCGGTACTCGCCCTGCTTTGCCGCCGGTTGAGCCACGACGAGGTCAAGGCCGTGGCGAACGAACTGATGCGACGCGGTGATTTCGACCAGGTCGACATCGGGGTGGTGATCACCCACATCACCGACGAGTTGCCGTCACCGGATGACGTCGAGCGCGTGCGGGCGCGGTTGGCCGCGCAAGGATGGCCGCTCGACGACGTCCGCGACAGCGAGGACCACGCATAG
- a CDS encoding VOC family protein: MEILASRMLLRPADYQQSLTFYRDRIGLAIARDYGAGTVFFAGQSLLELAGYGEPDHSRGPFPGALWLQVRDLEATQAELSGRGVSIAREARREPWGLHEMHVTDPDGITLIFVEVPEGHPLRADTRR; this comes from the coding sequence ATGGAGATTCTGGCCAGCCGGATGCTGCTCCGGCCGGCGGACTATCAGCAGTCGCTGACCTTTTATCGTGACCGGATCGGGCTGGCGATCGCCCGCGACTACGGCGCGGGAACGGTCTTTTTCGCCGGCCAGTCGCTGCTGGAACTGGCCGGCTACGGCGAACCGGACCACTCCCGGGGGCCGTTCCCCGGCGCGCTGTGGCTGCAGGTGCGCGACCTCGAGGCGACCCAGGCCGAGTTGTCCGGCCGCGGGGTGTCGATCGCCCGCGAAGCCCGTCGCGAGCCGTGGGGCCTGCACGAGATGCACGTGACCGACCCGGACGGGATCACGCTGATCTTCGTCGAGGTTCCCGAGGGGCACCCGCTCCGCGCCGACACCCGACGGTGA
- a CDS encoding maleylpyruvate isomerase family mycothiol-dependent enzyme has protein sequence MSDVWTTIAAERGALADDLAGLTPSQWEMESLCTGWTVRDVVAHLSSTASMNPPKFFLGMLKAGFNFDKFANRQIAHHRGPDPTATLNEFRGLQHCTSAPPGPKVSWLGEIVIHAADIRRPLGIPHTYPADAVRQVIDFYKGSNLLSGAKNRIAGLALHATDDDWQRGQGEPVEGPLLSLLLAMTGRDSACDDLTGPGVPTLRDRCGAS, from the coding sequence GTGTCTGACGTCTGGACCACCATCGCAGCCGAGCGCGGCGCACTCGCCGACGACCTCGCCGGTCTGACGCCATCGCAGTGGGAGATGGAATCCCTCTGCACGGGCTGGACGGTCCGCGACGTCGTCGCGCACCTGTCGTCGACCGCGTCGATGAACCCGCCCAAGTTCTTCCTCGGCATGCTCAAGGCCGGGTTCAACTTCGACAAGTTCGCCAACCGGCAGATCGCTCATCACCGCGGCCCGGATCCGACCGCCACCCTGAACGAGTTCCGCGGCCTGCAACATTGCACCTCCGCACCGCCGGGCCCCAAAGTCTCCTGGCTCGGCGAGATCGTGATCCACGCCGCCGACATCCGCCGTCCGCTGGGCATCCCGCACACCTACCCAGCCGATGCGGTTCGCCAGGTGATCGACTTCTACAAGGGCTCGAACCTGCTCAGCGGCGCCAAGAACCGCATCGCCGGGCTCGCCCTGCATGCCACCGACGACGACTGGCAGCGCGGGCAGGGCGAGCCGGTCGAGGGGCCACTGCTGTCGCTGCTGCTGGCCATGACCGGCCGGGACTCCGCGTGCGATGACCTCACCGGCCCCGGCGTGCCGACCCTGCGCGACCGGTGTGGTGCTTCGTGA
- a CDS encoding SDR family oxidoreductase, with amino-acid sequence MSKSPLRWLTEQITLAGMRPPISPQLLINRPAIRPVDLHGKRILLTGASSGIGAAAAKQFGLHRAVVVVVARRKDLLDAVADRITRDGGTAMSIPCDLSDMEAVDTLVADVEERIGGVDILINNAGRSIRRPLGESLQRWHDVERTMVLNYYAPLRLVRGFAPGMLERGDGHIINVATWGVLSEASPLFSVYNASKAALSSVSRIIETEWGSQGVHSTTLYYPLVATPMIAPTKAYDGMPALTPGEAAEWMVTAARTRPVRIAPRIAVAVNALDSIGPRWVNALMQRRNEQLNP; translated from the coding sequence GTGAGTAAGAGTCCGCTTCGCTGGTTGACCGAACAGATCACATTGGCCGGCATGCGGCCGCCGATTTCACCGCAACTGTTGATCAACCGGCCCGCGATCCGGCCCGTCGACCTCCACGGCAAGCGCATCCTGCTCACCGGCGCTTCGTCGGGCATCGGTGCGGCCGCGGCCAAACAGTTCGGGCTGCACCGCGCCGTCGTGGTGGTCGTCGCCCGTCGCAAGGATCTGCTGGACGCGGTGGCGGACCGGATCACCCGGGACGGCGGCACGGCGATGTCGATCCCCTGCGACCTCTCCGACATGGAGGCCGTCGACACCCTGGTCGCGGACGTCGAAGAGCGCATCGGTGGGGTCGACATCCTGATCAACAACGCCGGCCGGTCCATCCGGCGGCCGCTGGGCGAGTCGCTGCAACGCTGGCACGATGTCGAGCGGACCATGGTGCTCAACTACTACGCTCCGCTGCGGCTTGTTCGCGGGTTTGCTCCCGGGATGCTCGAACGCGGCGACGGCCACATCATCAATGTCGCAACCTGGGGCGTGTTGTCGGAGGCTTCGCCGCTGTTCTCGGTGTACAACGCGTCGAAAGCCGCGCTGTCGTCGGTCAGCCGGATCATCGAAACCGAGTGGGGATCTCAAGGCGTGCATTCGACCACGCTGTACTACCCGCTGGTGGCCACTCCGATGATCGCCCCGACCAAGGCTTACGACGGGATGCCGGCGCTGACCCCCGGAGAAGCGGCCGAGTGGATGGTCACCGCGGCTCGCACCCGACCGGTGCGGATCGCGCCGCGGATTGCCGTCGCCGTCAACGCGCTGGACAGCATCGGCCCCCGCTGGGTGAATGCACTCATGCAGCGGCGCAACGAGCAGCTCAACCCCTGA
- a CDS encoding inorganic phosphate transporter, with the protein MNLQLFLLLIVVVTALAFDFTNGFHDTGNAMATSIASGALAPKAAVTMSAVLNLIGAFLSTAVAATIAKGLIDANLVTLELVFAGLVGGIVWNLLTWLLGIPSSSSHALVGGIVGATIAAVGLRGVIWAGVVSKVIVPAILAALLATLVGAVGTWLVYRITRGVAERRTEGGFRRGQIGSAALVSLAHGTNDAQKTMGVIFLALMSYGAVSTTASVPPLWVVVSCAVAMAAGTYLGGWRIIRTLGKGLVEIKPPQGMAAESSSAAVILLSAHFGYALSTTQVATGSVLGSGVGKPGAEVRWSVAGRMAVAWLVTLPLAGLVGALTYWLVHLIGGYPGAILGFSLLVAVSTAIYLRSRRATIDHKNVNADWEGSLTAGLESAKRPPGRRSQVPPPPAPPAGSNGHRAEFGADGAITTAGNAP; encoded by the coding sequence GTGAACCTCCAGTTGTTCCTCTTGCTCATTGTCGTCGTGACGGCACTGGCGTTCGACTTCACCAACGGGTTCCATGACACCGGAAACGCCATGGCGACCTCCATTGCCAGCGGCGCCCTGGCACCGAAGGCAGCGGTGACAATGTCCGCGGTGCTGAACCTGATAGGTGCGTTCTTGTCCACCGCCGTGGCGGCCACGATCGCCAAGGGTCTGATCGACGCGAATCTGGTGACACTCGAGTTGGTGTTCGCCGGCCTGGTCGGCGGAATCGTCTGGAACCTACTGACCTGGTTGCTCGGCATTCCGTCGAGTTCCTCGCACGCTCTGGTCGGCGGCATCGTCGGCGCCACGATCGCCGCCGTCGGCCTGCGCGGGGTGATCTGGGCCGGCGTGGTGTCCAAGGTGATCGTCCCGGCCATACTGGCCGCCCTGCTGGCCACGCTGGTCGGAGCGGTGGGCACCTGGCTGGTCTACCGGATCACCCGCGGCGTTGCCGAAAGGCGCACGGAGGGTGGCTTCCGGCGCGGCCAGATCGGCTCGGCGGCGCTGGTTTCGCTGGCGCACGGCACCAACGACGCCCAGAAGACGATGGGCGTGATCTTCCTGGCGCTAATGTCCTACGGCGCGGTCAGCACGACGGCCTCGGTGCCGCCGCTGTGGGTGGTTGTGAGTTGTGCCGTGGCAATGGCCGCCGGTACCTACCTGGGCGGCTGGCGCATCATCCGCACCCTGGGCAAAGGGCTAGTCGAGATCAAACCGCCGCAGGGTATGGCCGCCGAATCCTCATCGGCCGCCGTCATTCTGCTGTCCGCGCACTTCGGCTACGCGCTGTCCACGACGCAGGTCGCGACCGGATCCGTGCTGGGCAGCGGCGTCGGCAAGCCCGGCGCCGAGGTGCGTTGGTCGGTGGCCGGCCGGATGGCGGTCGCCTGGCTGGTCACCCTCCCGTTGGCCGGGCTGGTCGGGGCCCTCACCTACTGGCTGGTGCATTTGATCGGCGGATACCCCGGCGCGATCCTCGGCTTCTCGCTGTTGGTCGCGGTCTCTACCGCCATCTACCTGCGGTCGCGCCGGGCGACGATCGACCACAAGAACGTCAACGCCGACTGGGAAGGTTCCCTGACGGCCGGACTGGAGTCAGCCAAGCGGCCGCCGGGTCGGCGGTCGCAGGTGCCGCCACCGCCGGCTCCGCCTGCCGGGTCGAACGGTCACCGCGCCGAGTTCGGCGCTGACGGCGCGATCACCACCGCGGGGAACGCCCCGTGA